The following coding sequences lie in one Sorghum bicolor cultivar BTx623 chromosome 6, Sorghum_bicolor_NCBIv3, whole genome shotgun sequence genomic window:
- the LOC8079574 gene encoding glycerol kinase — MAGEGEEVYVAAIDQGTTSTRFIVYDRHAKPVASHQLEFTQHYPEAGWVEHDPMEIIETVMVCMNEAVGKAKDGKYNVVAGLKAIGITNQRETTVMWSKSTGHPLYNAIVWMDARTSPVCRRLESELSGGRTHFVERCGLPISTYFSALKLLWLMENVDAVKDAIKTGDALFGTIDTWLIWNLTGGVAGGQHVTDCSNASRTMLMNLKTLDWDKPTLDVLGVPVEILPKIISNSEKIGVVAKEFPFAGVPISGCLGDQHAAMLGQLCKKGEAKSTYGTGAFILLNTGEEPTQSSHGLLSTIAYKLGPTAPTNYALEGSIAIAGAAVQWLRDSLGIIQTAAEIEKLAETVPDSGGVYFVPAFNGLFAPWWRDDARGICIGITRFTNKGHIARAVLESMSFQVNDVLSSMHKDAGEAGEVKSAEGEFLLRVDGGATVNNLLMQIQADLLGSPVVRPADIETTALGAAYAAGLAAGVWTKEQVFAGLHKENTTVFRPKLDEAHRKKRADSWYKAVSRSFDLADLSL, encoded by the exons ATGGCGGGGGAAGGGGAGGAGGTGTACGTGGCGGCCATCGACCAGGGCACCACCAGCACCAGGTTCATCGTCTACGAccgccacgccaagcccgtcgccTCGCACCAGCTCGAGTTCACGCAGCACTACCCGGAGGCAGG GTGGGTTGAGCATGATCCTATGGAGATTATAGAGACTGTTATGGTGTGTATGAATGAGGCAGTTGGCAAAGCCAAAGATGGTAAATACAATGTGGTTGCTGGTTTGAAGGCCATTGGGATCACAAATCAGAGGGAAACCACTGTTATGTGGAGTAAATCCACTGGCCATCCACTTTATAATGCCATTGTGTGGATGGATGCTCGCACAAGCCCCGTTTGCAG GAGATTAGAAAGTGAGCTATCAGGCGGTAGAACCCACTTTGTGGAGAGATGTGGGCTGCCAATCAGTACCTATTTCAGTGCTCTGAAATTATTATGGTTGATGGAAAATGTGGATGCTGTCAAGGATGCAATCAAGACTGGTGACGCCTTATTTGGCACAATCGACACCTGGTTGATTTGGAACCTTACTGGAGGTGTTGCTGGTGGGCAGCATGTCACAGATTGCTCAAATGCATCTCGTACAATGCTTATGAATCTAAAGACACTTGACTGGGATAAGCCAACACTTGATGTGTTAGGAGTTCCTGTTGAGATTTTGCCAAAGATTATCAGTAATTCAGAGAAAATTGGTGTGGTCGCCAAAGAGTTCCCCTTTGCAGGTGTCCCCATCTCAGGGTGCCTTGGAGATCAGCATGCTGCTATGCTTGGGCAGTTGTGCAAGAAGGGTGAAGCGAAAAGCACCTATGGAACTGGTGCCTTCATTCTTCTTAACACAGGGGAAGAACCTACCCAGTCCTCCCACGGTCTTCTTAGCACTATCGCATATAAGCTTGGCCCAACTGCACCCACTAATTATGCCCTTGAAGGATCCATTGCAATTGCTGGAGCAGCAGTTCAGTGGTTGAGGGATAGCCTTGGAATCATTCAAACAGCAGCCGAAATTGAAAAGTTGGCTGAAACTGTACCGGATTCAGGTGGTGTATACTTTGTGCCAGCATTCAATGGGTTGTTTGCACCATGGTGGAGGGATGATGCAAGGGGGATCTGCATTGGAATCACAAGGTTCACGAATAAGGGTCACATTGCTCGAGCAGTACTTGAGAGTATGTCCTTTCAGGTGAATGATGTCCTTAGCTCCATGCACAAGGATGCTGGAGAGGCGGGAGAAGTAAAGAGTGCAGAAGGGGAATTCTTGTTGCGTGTTGATGGTGGCGCTACTGTTAATAATCTTCTAATGCAGATTCAG GCTGATCTATTGGGTAGCCCTGTTGTCAGACCAGCTGACATAGAGACGACAGCCCTTGGAGCTGCATATGCAGCTGGTTTGGCCGCTGGAGTCTGGACGAAGGAGCAAGTATTCGCAGGTTTGCACAAGGAGAACACGACGGTCTTCCGCCCAAAACTGGATGAGGCCCACAGGAAGAAGCGAGCAGATTCATGGTACAAGGCGGTGTCAAGATCATTTGACTTGGCTGATCTTTCCCTTTAA